The following are encoded in a window of Magnolia sinica isolate HGM2019 chromosome 11, MsV1, whole genome shotgun sequence genomic DNA:
- the LOC131218651 gene encoding uncharacterized protein LOC131218651 isoform X2: MDGPKTEAPQSLIDKLYSTFSNGLPFAAPISNLRTTEHELVQGVLQMLQGFSSPLFYWEDSEQRFHVKKGIYVPHLSQTSLIGILSQFVYSATCLHLVESFVKKVEISSVRSPPTLRAFANSVSIWLKRLRSVALKKETVSVGSDTKATLTLLGLANALSSLCFGAEYLLQVVHGAIPSAYFESETVVPAGEMSVHILNHLYKQLDEVCPVRGGEEEAYHMLLVLFVGSLLPYIEGLDSWLYDGTLDDPFEELFFHTNNAIAIDQPAFWEKSYLLRSLQHGKSGPGISLITGDDDSMKNDKRETGDREPVRPSSSGGGKDQNDMDIVVCPLFLKDMARAIVSAGKSLQLMRYVPGDSAEIPDRGNDYEMPVSGTSKCLMSSSRLTADRHPAGVKPEDLSFTDFEDPRSKDDGFFRDESDAYSGEMYHAQGMGGLTLSEVFCVSLTGLIEYGSHVFQYFRQEYPWNPKIAEICKSYMETEKLENEDGEAMPASIGSENIWCKFLVDTILQRSSQADIELVKGDSKGAMKDLDFSVEIKEVVKAVNFVGQKWMIDNNGGIDEMHLAQSFCPENPAITVSRDFLSKNKDSWDELNLSRNFYLPPLNDDNLREAIFGGNDINTNNEISGLPKGIFKGTNSTFGFQFGEYQHLRLEDDIKTTEALFPFPTLLPCFQEDVPVLELLPFQKNSTLASRVLNWVQSFSPKATPLPLVIIQECLLIYIKKQVNYVGRHILSKLMNGWRLMDELIVLRAIYLLGSGDLLQQFLTVLFDKLDKGESWDDDFELNTVLQESIRNSADGMLLSAEDSLVVSILKPHASDDEERTTSNISTPRRGRTHCFGIDALDTLKFTYKVSWPLELIANLEAIKKYNQVMGFLLKVKRAKFVLDKARRWMWKGGGTTRINHKHHLLVEQKLLHFVDAFHQYVMDRVFHSAWLELCKGMASAGSLDEVIEVHEAYLLSIQRQCFVAPDKLWALIASRIKSILGLALDFYSIQQTLCSGGAVPAIKTRCEMEVDRIEKQFDDCISFLLRVLSFKLNVGHFPHLADLVTRINYNYFYMSDNGNLLTIPGSDTTSKLGKAFPSRPDS; encoded by the exons ATGG ATGGACCAAAGACTGAAGCTCCTCAAAGTTTGATTGATAAGCTTTATAGCACCTTTTCAAACGGCCTTCCTTTTGCAGCACCCATCTCCAATTTAAGGACTACTGAGCATGAGCTG GTACAAGGTGTTTTGCAAATGCTACAAGGATTTTCGAGTCCATTGTTTTACTGGGAAGACAGTGAACAAAGATTCCACGTTAAGAAAGGGATATATGTACCTCACCTTTCACAAACAAGTCTCATTGGAATTCTCAGCCAATTTGTATACAGTGCGACGTGCTTACATTTAGTAGAAAGTTTTGTCAAGAAGGTGGAGATCTCTTCTGTAAGATCTCCTCCTACCCTGAGGGCTTTTGCAAATTCTGTTTCTATTTGGCTCAAG AGGCTGCGAAGTGTTGCACTAAAGAAGGAAACGGTGTCGGTTGGATCTGATACAAAAGCTACACTCACTCTCCTTGGACTAGCGAACGCTTTATCAAG TCTTTGCTTTGGGGCAGAATATCTACTGCAGGTTGTGCACGGGGCAATTCCTAGCGCTTACTTTGAATCTGAAACTGTTGTCCCAGCTGGTGAGATGTCAGTTCATATTCTCAACCATCTTTATAAGCAGTTGGATGAAGTTTGTCCTGTGCGAGGTGGTGAG GAGGAAGCATACCATATGCTTCTGGTGTTGTTTGTCGGAAGTTTACTTCCATACATAGAGGGGCTCGATTCTTGGCTTTATGATGGGACACTCGATGATCCATTTGAGGAG TTGTTCTTCCACACAAACAATGCAATTGCCATAGATCAGCCAGCATTCTGGGAGAAGAGTTATCTTTTGAGATCACTGCAACACGGAAAGTCAGGTCCTGGAATCTCACTGATTACTGGTGATGATGATTCCATGAAGAATGATAAGAGAGAGACAGGTGACAGGGAACCCGTCCGTCCATCTAGTTCTGGAGGGGGAAAAGATCAGAATGATATGGACATTGTAGTCTGTCCTCTATTTTTAAAGGACATGGCCAGGGCCATTGTCTCTGCAGGGAAATCATTGCAGCTGATGCGGTATGTTCCAGGGGACTCTGCAGAAATACCGGACAGGGGTAACGACTACGAGATGCCTGTTTCTGGCACATCAAAATGTTTAATGTCCAGCTCTCGGTTAACCGCCGATAGACATCCAGCAGGTGTCAAACCTGAAGATTTGAGCTTTACAGATTTTGAAGATCCAAGGTCCAAGGATGATGGTTTCTTTCGTGATGAATCTGATGCTTATTCAGGAGAGATGTATCATGCACAAGGAATGGGAGGGTTAACCTTGTCAGAGGTCTTCTGTGTATCTTTGACAGGTCTGATAGAATATGGCAGTCATGTCTTTCAATACTTCCGGCAGGAGTATCCATGGAATCCCAAAATAGCAGAAATATGCAAGTCTTACATGGAGACGGAGAAGCTGGAAAATGAAGATGGCGAGGCCATGCCTGCTTCAATTGGTTCGGAGAATATTTGGTGCAAGTTTTTGGTTGACACAATATTACAAAGAAGTAGTCAAGCAGATATTGAATTGGTTAAAGGTGATTCGAAGGGCGCAATGAAGGATTTGGATTTCTCTGTGGAGATAAAAGAAGTGGTCAAGGCTGTAAATTTCGTTGGTCAAAAGTGGATGATAGATAATAATGGCGGTATAGATGAAATGCATCTTGCTCAATCATTCTGCCCTGAAAACCCCGCCATTACTGTATCTAGAGATTTCCTTTCTAAGAACAAGGATTCCTGGGATGAACTGAACTTATCTAGAAACTTCTACCTTCCCCCTTTAAATGATGACAATCTGCGAGAGGCTATTTTTGGCGGGAATGATATTAACACTAACAACGAAATCAGTGGATTACCTAAAGGAATATTCAAAGGGACAAACTCTACTTTCGGTTTTCAATTTGGTGAATATCAGCATCTTCGTTTGGAGGATGACATAAAGACTACAGAAGCGTTATTTCCTTTTCCAACTCTTCTTCCTTGTTTTCAG GAGGACGTACCAGTTTTGGAACTTTTGCCTTTCCAGAAAAACAGCACCCTTGCATCAAGAGTTCTCAATTGGGTTCAGAGTTTCAGCCCAAAGGCTACACCACTTCCTCTAGTTATTATCCAGGAATGCCTTCTTATATACATAAAGAAACAG GTGAATTATGTTGGTAGGCATATCTTGTCAAAGCTGATGAATGGATGGAGATTGATGGATGAACTCATTGTGTTACGGGCTATTTACTTGTTAGGTTCAG GTGACCTTCTTCAGCAGTTCTTGACTGTGCTTTTTGATAAGCTAGACAAGGGAGAATCTTGGGATGATGATTTTGAATTGAATACCGTACTACAG GAGTCGATCAGAAATTCTGCTGATGGCATGCTTCTAAGTGCGGAGGATTCTTTGGTTGTGTCAATCCTAAAACCTCATGCCTCAGATGATGAAGAACGTACAACAAGCAATATCTCAACTCCCCGAAGAGGTCGCACCCACTGTTTTGGGATTGATGCCCTGGACACGCTGAAATTCACATACA AGGTTTCTTGGCCCCTCGAGCTTATTGCTAACCTGGAGGCAATTAAGAAGTATAATCAG GTGATGGGTTTCTTGTTGAAGGTGAAGCGTGCAAAATTTGTTCTTGACAAAGCTCGGAGGTGGATGTGGAAG GGTGGAGGGACCACAAGGATCAACCATAAGCATCACTTGCTGGTTGAGCAGAAGCTTCTCCATTTTGTGGATGCATTCCATCAGTATGTCATGGATAGG GTGTTCCACAGTGCATGGCTTGAACTCTGCAAAGGTATGGCATCTGCAGGCTCTCTTGATGAAGTCATAGAAGTGCACGAGGCCTACCTCTTGTCTATCCAACGGCAGTGCTTCGTGGCTCCTGATAAGTTG TGGGCATTGATTGCGAGCCGGATCAAGAGCATTCTTGGGTTGGCTCTTGATTTCTACTCCATACAGCAGACGCTGTGCAGCGGTGGTGCGGTTCCTGCTATCAAGACGAGATGTGAAATGGAAGTGGATCGGATCGAGAAACAGTTCGACGATTGCATCTCCTTTCTACTCAGA GTACTATCATTCAAGCTCAATGTGGGGCACTTCCCTCATTTGGCAGACTTGGTTACTAGGATCAACTACAATTATTTCTACATGTCTGATAATGGCAACTTGCTAACCATCCCTGGCTCAGATACAACTTCTAAGCTGGGAAAAGCCTTCCCGTCAAGACCCGACTCATAA
- the LOC131218651 gene encoding uncharacterized protein LOC131218651 isoform X3 has protein sequence MGNPVFSDGPKTEAPQSLIDKLYSTFSNGLPFAAPISNLRTTEHELVQGVLQMLQGFSSPLFYWEDSEQRFHVKKGIYVPHLSQTSLIGILSQFVYSATCLHLVESFVKKVEISSVRSPPTLRAFANSVSIWLKRLRSVALKKETVSVGSDTKATLTLLGLANALSSLCFGAEYLLQVVHGAIPSAYFESETVVPAGEMSVHILNHLYKQLDEVCPVRGGEEEAYHMLLVLFVGSLLPYIEGLDSWLYDGTLDDPFEELFFHTNNAIAIDQPAFWEKSYLLRSLQHGKSGPGISLITGDDDSMKNDKRETGDREPVRPSSSGGGKDQNDMDIVVCPLFLKDMARAIVSAGKSLQLMRYVPGDSAEIPDRGNDYEMPVSGTSKCLMSSSRLTADRHPAGVKPEDLSFTDFEDPRSKDDGFFRDESDAYSGEMYHAQGMGGLTLSEVFCVSLTGLIEYGSHVFQYFRQEYPWNPKIAEICKSYMETEKLENEDGEAMPASIGSENIWCKFLVDTILQRSSQADIELVKGDSKGAMKDLDFSVEIKEVVKAVNFVGQKWMIDNNGGIDEMHLAQSFCPENPAITVSRDFLSKNKDSWDELNLSRNFYLPPLNDDNLREAIFGGNDINTNNEISGLPKGIFKGTNSTFGFQFGEYQHLRLEDDIKTTEALFPFPTLLPCFQVNYVGRHILSKLMNGWRLMDELIVLRAIYLLGSGDLLQQFLTVLFDKLDKGESWDDDFELNTVLQESIRNSADGMLLSAEDSLVVSILKPHASDDEERTTSNISTPRRGRTHCFGIDALDTLKFTYKVSWPLELIANLEAIKKYNQVMGFLLKVKRAKFVLDKARRWMWKGGGTTRINHKHHLLVEQKLLHFVDAFHQYVMDRVFHSAWLELCKGMASAGSLDEVIEVHEAYLLSIQRQCFVAPDKLWALIASRIKSILGLALDFYSIQQTLCSGGAVPAIKTRCEMEVDRIEKQFDDCISFLLRVLSFKLNVGHFPHLADLVTRINYNYFYMSDNGNLLTIPGSDTTSKLGKAFPSRPDS, from the exons ATGGGAAATCCCGTCTTCAGTG ATGGACCAAAGACTGAAGCTCCTCAAAGTTTGATTGATAAGCTTTATAGCACCTTTTCAAACGGCCTTCCTTTTGCAGCACCCATCTCCAATTTAAGGACTACTGAGCATGAGCTG GTACAAGGTGTTTTGCAAATGCTACAAGGATTTTCGAGTCCATTGTTTTACTGGGAAGACAGTGAACAAAGATTCCACGTTAAGAAAGGGATATATGTACCTCACCTTTCACAAACAAGTCTCATTGGAATTCTCAGCCAATTTGTATACAGTGCGACGTGCTTACATTTAGTAGAAAGTTTTGTCAAGAAGGTGGAGATCTCTTCTGTAAGATCTCCTCCTACCCTGAGGGCTTTTGCAAATTCTGTTTCTATTTGGCTCAAG AGGCTGCGAAGTGTTGCACTAAAGAAGGAAACGGTGTCGGTTGGATCTGATACAAAAGCTACACTCACTCTCCTTGGACTAGCGAACGCTTTATCAAG TCTTTGCTTTGGGGCAGAATATCTACTGCAGGTTGTGCACGGGGCAATTCCTAGCGCTTACTTTGAATCTGAAACTGTTGTCCCAGCTGGTGAGATGTCAGTTCATATTCTCAACCATCTTTATAAGCAGTTGGATGAAGTTTGTCCTGTGCGAGGTGGTGAG GAGGAAGCATACCATATGCTTCTGGTGTTGTTTGTCGGAAGTTTACTTCCATACATAGAGGGGCTCGATTCTTGGCTTTATGATGGGACACTCGATGATCCATTTGAGGAG TTGTTCTTCCACACAAACAATGCAATTGCCATAGATCAGCCAGCATTCTGGGAGAAGAGTTATCTTTTGAGATCACTGCAACACGGAAAGTCAGGTCCTGGAATCTCACTGATTACTGGTGATGATGATTCCATGAAGAATGATAAGAGAGAGACAGGTGACAGGGAACCCGTCCGTCCATCTAGTTCTGGAGGGGGAAAAGATCAGAATGATATGGACATTGTAGTCTGTCCTCTATTTTTAAAGGACATGGCCAGGGCCATTGTCTCTGCAGGGAAATCATTGCAGCTGATGCGGTATGTTCCAGGGGACTCTGCAGAAATACCGGACAGGGGTAACGACTACGAGATGCCTGTTTCTGGCACATCAAAATGTTTAATGTCCAGCTCTCGGTTAACCGCCGATAGACATCCAGCAGGTGTCAAACCTGAAGATTTGAGCTTTACAGATTTTGAAGATCCAAGGTCCAAGGATGATGGTTTCTTTCGTGATGAATCTGATGCTTATTCAGGAGAGATGTATCATGCACAAGGAATGGGAGGGTTAACCTTGTCAGAGGTCTTCTGTGTATCTTTGACAGGTCTGATAGAATATGGCAGTCATGTCTTTCAATACTTCCGGCAGGAGTATCCATGGAATCCCAAAATAGCAGAAATATGCAAGTCTTACATGGAGACGGAGAAGCTGGAAAATGAAGATGGCGAGGCCATGCCTGCTTCAATTGGTTCGGAGAATATTTGGTGCAAGTTTTTGGTTGACACAATATTACAAAGAAGTAGTCAAGCAGATATTGAATTGGTTAAAGGTGATTCGAAGGGCGCAATGAAGGATTTGGATTTCTCTGTGGAGATAAAAGAAGTGGTCAAGGCTGTAAATTTCGTTGGTCAAAAGTGGATGATAGATAATAATGGCGGTATAGATGAAATGCATCTTGCTCAATCATTCTGCCCTGAAAACCCCGCCATTACTGTATCTAGAGATTTCCTTTCTAAGAACAAGGATTCCTGGGATGAACTGAACTTATCTAGAAACTTCTACCTTCCCCCTTTAAATGATGACAATCTGCGAGAGGCTATTTTTGGCGGGAATGATATTAACACTAACAACGAAATCAGTGGATTACCTAAAGGAATATTCAAAGGGACAAACTCTACTTTCGGTTTTCAATTTGGTGAATATCAGCATCTTCGTTTGGAGGATGACATAAAGACTACAGAAGCGTTATTTCCTTTTCCAACTCTTCTTCCTTGTTTTCAG GTGAATTATGTTGGTAGGCATATCTTGTCAAAGCTGATGAATGGATGGAGATTGATGGATGAACTCATTGTGTTACGGGCTATTTACTTGTTAGGTTCAG GTGACCTTCTTCAGCAGTTCTTGACTGTGCTTTTTGATAAGCTAGACAAGGGAGAATCTTGGGATGATGATTTTGAATTGAATACCGTACTACAG GAGTCGATCAGAAATTCTGCTGATGGCATGCTTCTAAGTGCGGAGGATTCTTTGGTTGTGTCAATCCTAAAACCTCATGCCTCAGATGATGAAGAACGTACAACAAGCAATATCTCAACTCCCCGAAGAGGTCGCACCCACTGTTTTGGGATTGATGCCCTGGACACGCTGAAATTCACATACA AGGTTTCTTGGCCCCTCGAGCTTATTGCTAACCTGGAGGCAATTAAGAAGTATAATCAG GTGATGGGTTTCTTGTTGAAGGTGAAGCGTGCAAAATTTGTTCTTGACAAAGCTCGGAGGTGGATGTGGAAG GGTGGAGGGACCACAAGGATCAACCATAAGCATCACTTGCTGGTTGAGCAGAAGCTTCTCCATTTTGTGGATGCATTCCATCAGTATGTCATGGATAGG GTGTTCCACAGTGCATGGCTTGAACTCTGCAAAGGTATGGCATCTGCAGGCTCTCTTGATGAAGTCATAGAAGTGCACGAGGCCTACCTCTTGTCTATCCAACGGCAGTGCTTCGTGGCTCCTGATAAGTTG TGGGCATTGATTGCGAGCCGGATCAAGAGCATTCTTGGGTTGGCTCTTGATTTCTACTCCATACAGCAGACGCTGTGCAGCGGTGGTGCGGTTCCTGCTATCAAGACGAGATGTGAAATGGAAGTGGATCGGATCGAGAAACAGTTCGACGATTGCATCTCCTTTCTACTCAGA GTACTATCATTCAAGCTCAATGTGGGGCACTTCCCTCATTTGGCAGACTTGGTTACTAGGATCAACTACAATTATTTCTACATGTCTGATAATGGCAACTTGCTAACCATCCCTGGCTCAGATACAACTTCTAAGCTGGGAAAAGCCTTCCCGTCAAGACCCGACTCATAA
- the LOC131218651 gene encoding uncharacterized protein LOC131218651 isoform X1 — protein MGNPVFSDGPKTEAPQSLIDKLYSTFSNGLPFAAPISNLRTTEHELVQGVLQMLQGFSSPLFYWEDSEQRFHVKKGIYVPHLSQTSLIGILSQFVYSATCLHLVESFVKKVEISSVRSPPTLRAFANSVSIWLKRLRSVALKKETVSVGSDTKATLTLLGLANALSSLCFGAEYLLQVVHGAIPSAYFESETVVPAGEMSVHILNHLYKQLDEVCPVRGGEEEAYHMLLVLFVGSLLPYIEGLDSWLYDGTLDDPFEELFFHTNNAIAIDQPAFWEKSYLLRSLQHGKSGPGISLITGDDDSMKNDKRETGDREPVRPSSSGGGKDQNDMDIVVCPLFLKDMARAIVSAGKSLQLMRYVPGDSAEIPDRGNDYEMPVSGTSKCLMSSSRLTADRHPAGVKPEDLSFTDFEDPRSKDDGFFRDESDAYSGEMYHAQGMGGLTLSEVFCVSLTGLIEYGSHVFQYFRQEYPWNPKIAEICKSYMETEKLENEDGEAMPASIGSENIWCKFLVDTILQRSSQADIELVKGDSKGAMKDLDFSVEIKEVVKAVNFVGQKWMIDNNGGIDEMHLAQSFCPENPAITVSRDFLSKNKDSWDELNLSRNFYLPPLNDDNLREAIFGGNDINTNNEISGLPKGIFKGTNSTFGFQFGEYQHLRLEDDIKTTEALFPFPTLLPCFQEDVPVLELLPFQKNSTLASRVLNWVQSFSPKATPLPLVIIQECLLIYIKKQVNYVGRHILSKLMNGWRLMDELIVLRAIYLLGSGDLLQQFLTVLFDKLDKGESWDDDFELNTVLQESIRNSADGMLLSAEDSLVVSILKPHASDDEERTTSNISTPRRGRTHCFGIDALDTLKFTYKVSWPLELIANLEAIKKYNQVMGFLLKVKRAKFVLDKARRWMWKGGGTTRINHKHHLLVEQKLLHFVDAFHQYVMDRVFHSAWLELCKGMASAGSLDEVIEVHEAYLLSIQRQCFVAPDKLWALIASRIKSILGLALDFYSIQQTLCSGGAVPAIKTRCEMEVDRIEKQFDDCISFLLRVLSFKLNVGHFPHLADLVTRINYNYFYMSDNGNLLTIPGSDTTSKLGKAFPSRPDS, from the exons ATGGGAAATCCCGTCTTCAGTG ATGGACCAAAGACTGAAGCTCCTCAAAGTTTGATTGATAAGCTTTATAGCACCTTTTCAAACGGCCTTCCTTTTGCAGCACCCATCTCCAATTTAAGGACTACTGAGCATGAGCTG GTACAAGGTGTTTTGCAAATGCTACAAGGATTTTCGAGTCCATTGTTTTACTGGGAAGACAGTGAACAAAGATTCCACGTTAAGAAAGGGATATATGTACCTCACCTTTCACAAACAAGTCTCATTGGAATTCTCAGCCAATTTGTATACAGTGCGACGTGCTTACATTTAGTAGAAAGTTTTGTCAAGAAGGTGGAGATCTCTTCTGTAAGATCTCCTCCTACCCTGAGGGCTTTTGCAAATTCTGTTTCTATTTGGCTCAAG AGGCTGCGAAGTGTTGCACTAAAGAAGGAAACGGTGTCGGTTGGATCTGATACAAAAGCTACACTCACTCTCCTTGGACTAGCGAACGCTTTATCAAG TCTTTGCTTTGGGGCAGAATATCTACTGCAGGTTGTGCACGGGGCAATTCCTAGCGCTTACTTTGAATCTGAAACTGTTGTCCCAGCTGGTGAGATGTCAGTTCATATTCTCAACCATCTTTATAAGCAGTTGGATGAAGTTTGTCCTGTGCGAGGTGGTGAG GAGGAAGCATACCATATGCTTCTGGTGTTGTTTGTCGGAAGTTTACTTCCATACATAGAGGGGCTCGATTCTTGGCTTTATGATGGGACACTCGATGATCCATTTGAGGAG TTGTTCTTCCACACAAACAATGCAATTGCCATAGATCAGCCAGCATTCTGGGAGAAGAGTTATCTTTTGAGATCACTGCAACACGGAAAGTCAGGTCCTGGAATCTCACTGATTACTGGTGATGATGATTCCATGAAGAATGATAAGAGAGAGACAGGTGACAGGGAACCCGTCCGTCCATCTAGTTCTGGAGGGGGAAAAGATCAGAATGATATGGACATTGTAGTCTGTCCTCTATTTTTAAAGGACATGGCCAGGGCCATTGTCTCTGCAGGGAAATCATTGCAGCTGATGCGGTATGTTCCAGGGGACTCTGCAGAAATACCGGACAGGGGTAACGACTACGAGATGCCTGTTTCTGGCACATCAAAATGTTTAATGTCCAGCTCTCGGTTAACCGCCGATAGACATCCAGCAGGTGTCAAACCTGAAGATTTGAGCTTTACAGATTTTGAAGATCCAAGGTCCAAGGATGATGGTTTCTTTCGTGATGAATCTGATGCTTATTCAGGAGAGATGTATCATGCACAAGGAATGGGAGGGTTAACCTTGTCAGAGGTCTTCTGTGTATCTTTGACAGGTCTGATAGAATATGGCAGTCATGTCTTTCAATACTTCCGGCAGGAGTATCCATGGAATCCCAAAATAGCAGAAATATGCAAGTCTTACATGGAGACGGAGAAGCTGGAAAATGAAGATGGCGAGGCCATGCCTGCTTCAATTGGTTCGGAGAATATTTGGTGCAAGTTTTTGGTTGACACAATATTACAAAGAAGTAGTCAAGCAGATATTGAATTGGTTAAAGGTGATTCGAAGGGCGCAATGAAGGATTTGGATTTCTCTGTGGAGATAAAAGAAGTGGTCAAGGCTGTAAATTTCGTTGGTCAAAAGTGGATGATAGATAATAATGGCGGTATAGATGAAATGCATCTTGCTCAATCATTCTGCCCTGAAAACCCCGCCATTACTGTATCTAGAGATTTCCTTTCTAAGAACAAGGATTCCTGGGATGAACTGAACTTATCTAGAAACTTCTACCTTCCCCCTTTAAATGATGACAATCTGCGAGAGGCTATTTTTGGCGGGAATGATATTAACACTAACAACGAAATCAGTGGATTACCTAAAGGAATATTCAAAGGGACAAACTCTACTTTCGGTTTTCAATTTGGTGAATATCAGCATCTTCGTTTGGAGGATGACATAAAGACTACAGAAGCGTTATTTCCTTTTCCAACTCTTCTTCCTTGTTTTCAG GAGGACGTACCAGTTTTGGAACTTTTGCCTTTCCAGAAAAACAGCACCCTTGCATCAAGAGTTCTCAATTGGGTTCAGAGTTTCAGCCCAAAGGCTACACCACTTCCTCTAGTTATTATCCAGGAATGCCTTCTTATATACATAAAGAAACAG GTGAATTATGTTGGTAGGCATATCTTGTCAAAGCTGATGAATGGATGGAGATTGATGGATGAACTCATTGTGTTACGGGCTATTTACTTGTTAGGTTCAG GTGACCTTCTTCAGCAGTTCTTGACTGTGCTTTTTGATAAGCTAGACAAGGGAGAATCTTGGGATGATGATTTTGAATTGAATACCGTACTACAG GAGTCGATCAGAAATTCTGCTGATGGCATGCTTCTAAGTGCGGAGGATTCTTTGGTTGTGTCAATCCTAAAACCTCATGCCTCAGATGATGAAGAACGTACAACAAGCAATATCTCAACTCCCCGAAGAGGTCGCACCCACTGTTTTGGGATTGATGCCCTGGACACGCTGAAATTCACATACA AGGTTTCTTGGCCCCTCGAGCTTATTGCTAACCTGGAGGCAATTAAGAAGTATAATCAG GTGATGGGTTTCTTGTTGAAGGTGAAGCGTGCAAAATTTGTTCTTGACAAAGCTCGGAGGTGGATGTGGAAG GGTGGAGGGACCACAAGGATCAACCATAAGCATCACTTGCTGGTTGAGCAGAAGCTTCTCCATTTTGTGGATGCATTCCATCAGTATGTCATGGATAGG GTGTTCCACAGTGCATGGCTTGAACTCTGCAAAGGTATGGCATCTGCAGGCTCTCTTGATGAAGTCATAGAAGTGCACGAGGCCTACCTCTTGTCTATCCAACGGCAGTGCTTCGTGGCTCCTGATAAGTTG TGGGCATTGATTGCGAGCCGGATCAAGAGCATTCTTGGGTTGGCTCTTGATTTCTACTCCATACAGCAGACGCTGTGCAGCGGTGGTGCGGTTCCTGCTATCAAGACGAGATGTGAAATGGAAGTGGATCGGATCGAGAAACAGTTCGACGATTGCATCTCCTTTCTACTCAGA GTACTATCATTCAAGCTCAATGTGGGGCACTTCCCTCATTTGGCAGACTTGGTTACTAGGATCAACTACAATTATTTCTACATGTCTGATAATGGCAACTTGCTAACCATCCCTGGCTCAGATACAACTTCTAAGCTGGGAAAAGCCTTCCCGTCAAGACCCGACTCATAA